Proteins from a single region of Ananas comosus cultivar F153 linkage group 3, ASM154086v1, whole genome shotgun sequence:
- the LOC109707068 gene encoding vacuolar-processing enzyme beta-isozyme 1, giving the protein MAKRKIISSFLVFFGLLAALLLATKASSARLGADSDSVIRMPTETETKTEMETEAEEEDEIGTRWAVLVAGSSGYENYRHQADVCHAYQILKNGGLKEENIIVFMYDDIANSPLNPRPGVVINNPKGEDVYAGVPKDYTGVQITAENFYAVLLGNKTAVQGGSGKVVDSKPDDHIFIYYSDHGGPGVLGMPNLPFLIAADFIEVLKKKHASNSYKKMVIYVEACESGSIFEGLMPEDLDIYVTTASNAEESSWGTYCPGMQPAPPPEYLTCLGDLYSIAWMEDSEAHNLKKESIAKQYDAVKDRTCNSSIGMGSHVMEYGDKSFKEEKLYLYQGFNPANANVSDNGLQHGAVTAINQRDADLLFLWKRYEQLDERLEEKTEVLSEMMEMLKHREHLDTSIEFIGKLLFGIQSGPSVIRAVRPPGQVLVDDWDCLKRMVRIFESHCGSLTQNGMKHMRAFANICNSGVSADAMKGACVSACRGYNSIKWSPVSRGYSA; this is encoded by the exons ATGGCGAAGAGGAAGATCATCTCGTCGTTCCTCGTCTTCTTCGGCCTCCTCGCCGCGCTTTTGCTTGCTACTAAAGCGAGCTCGGCTCGGTTGGGGGCCGATTCGGATTCGGTGATTCGGATGCCGACGGAGACGGAGACGAAGACGGAGATGGAGACGGAGGCCGAAGAGGAGGACGAGATCGGAACGCGGTGGGCGGTGCTCGTCGCCGGATCCTCTGGCTATGAAAACTACCGCCACCAG GCGGATGTGTGCCATGCGTACCAGATATTGAAGAATGGAGGGTTGAAGGAGGAGAACATCATCGTGTTCATGTACGACGACATCGCAAACAGCCCGCTGAATCCAAGGCCGGGGGTTGTCATTAATAACCCGAAAGGCGAAGATGTGTATGCAGGGGTTCCAAAG GATTACACTGGAGTGCAAATCACTGCTGAGAACTTCTATGCTGTTCTTTTGGGCAATAAAACAGCAGTCCAAGGTGGAAGCGGGAAGGTTGTCGATAGCAAACCGGATGACCATATCTTCATCTACTACTCCGATCATGGCGGCCCTGGAGTTCTCG GTATGCCCAATTTGCCATTTCTTATTGCTGCTGATTTTATTGAGGTGTTGAAGAAGAAACATGCGTCGAATAGCTATAAAAAGATG GTTATTTATGTGGAAGCGTGCGAGAGTGGGAGCATATTTGAAGGTTTAATGCCGGAGGACCTTGACATATATGTGACCACAGCGTCCAATGCCGAGGAGAGCAGTTGGGGAACATACTGCCCCGGAATGCAACCCGCTCCGCCGCCTGAATACCTGACCTGCCTTGGAGACCTATACAGTATTGCTTGGATGGAGGACAG TGAGGCCCACAACCTGAAGAAGGAAAGCATTGCAAAACAATATGACGCG GTTAAGGACAGGACTTGCAACTCCTCGATCGGTATGGGGTCTCATGTGATGGAATACGGCGACAAGAGCTTCAAGGAGGAGAAGTTGTACCTCTATCAGGGCTTTAATCCAGCGAATGCCAATGTTTCTGACAATGGCCTTCAGCATGGTGCGGTAACGGCCATCAATCAGAGAGATGCCGACCTCCTATTCCTGTGGAAAAGG TATGAACAGCTGGATGAAAGATTAGAAGAAAAAACGGAAGTGCTTAGTGAGATGATGGAGATGCTTAAACATAGAGAGCATCTCGACACTAGCATTGAATTTATCGGAAAGCTTCTTTTCGGAATACAAAGTGGTCCCTCCGTGATCCGAGCTGTTAGACCGCCAGGTCAGGTGTTGGTTGATGACTGGGATTGTTTGAAGAGAATG GTAAGAATATTCGAGTCTCATTGCGGATCGCTAActcagaatggcatgaaacaCATGCGGGCGTTTGCGAATATATGCAACAGTGGGGTTTCCGCGGACGCAATGAAGGGAGCTTGTGTGAGTGCTTGCAGAGGCTATAACTCGATTAAATGGAGCCCCGTAAGCCGCGGGTACAGCGCTTGA
- the LOC109707069 gene encoding cysteine-rich repeat secretory protein 15 yields the protein MTCTHAFLHSSKTRIETYAPSTLPIKIKTIQKKKKRRKVVKTPLPTFKKAKAKAPFTLKTPSPSLSPSNSLTPTKLNMSPPLMSKLLFLFLFLFLFSFTSTQLLKLVHGSSPSPSTFVYAGCSPSKFQPNTPFEANLDSLLTSIATTASEVTYNSFSSSAAAADSAVYGLYQCRGDLAGDDCAACVRSAVAQLSLVCSYALAASLQLDGCFVRYASTNFLGQQDTSLAYRKCSTSTSNDEEFLRRRDDVLADLQSGVVFRVSSSGSVQGYAQCVGDLGTADCSACLAQAVGQLKNSCGSAMAADVYLAQCYARYWASGYYFHPSGDSEDDIGRTVAIIVGILAGLALIVVFISFLKRAC from the exons ATGACATGCACTCATGCTTTTCTCCACTCCTCTAAGACCAGGATCGAAACGTACGCCCCCTCCACCCTCcccattaaaataaaaacaatacaaaaaaaaaagaaaagaagaaaggtgGTAAAAACACCACTCCCAACATTCAAAAAAGCGAAAGCAAAAGCACCATTCACACTcaaaactccctctccctctctttctccttcaaATTCTCTCACACCAACGAAATTAAACATGTCACCACCCCTCATGAGCAaactcctcttcctcttcctcttcctcttcctcttctccttcacgTCCACTCAACTACTAAAACTAGTGCAcggctcctccccctccccctccaccTTCGTCTACGCCGGGTGCTCTCCTTCCAAGTTCCAGCCCAACACTCCCTTCGAAGCCAACCTCGACTCCCTCCTCACCTCCATCGCCACCACCGCCTCCGAGGTCACCTACAAcagcttctcctcctccgccgccgccgccgactccgccgtcTACGGCCTCTACCAATGCCGCGGCGATCTCGCCGGCGACGACTGCGCCGCCTGCGTGCGGAGCGCCGTCGCGCAGCTGAGCCTCGTCTGCTCCTACGCGCTCGCCGCGTCCCTGCAGCTCGACGGCTGCTTCGTGCG GTACGCGAGCACGAATTTTCTGGGGCAGCAGGACACGAGCTTGGCGTACCGCAAGTGCAGCACGAGCACGAGCAACGACGAGGAGTTCCTGCGGCGGCGGGACGACGTGCTGGCGGACCTGCAGAGCGGGGTGGTGTTCAGGGTCAGCAGCTCCGGGTCGGTGCAGGGCTACGCGCAGTGCGTGGGCGACCTCGGCACGGCCGACTGCTCCGCGTGCCTCGCCCAGGCCGTCGGGCAGCTCAAGAACTCCTGCGGCTCCGCCATGGCCGCCGACGTCTACTTGGCGCAGTGCTACGCCAGATACTGGGCCTCCGGTTACTACTTTCATCCTTCCGGAG ATTCAGAGGATGACATTGGAAGAACTGTGGCAATAATTGTGGGCATTCTGGCTGGATTGGCCCTCATTGTGGTCTTCATTTCCTTCCTCAAAAGAGCAT GTTAA
- the LOC109707214 gene encoding auxin-responsive protein SAUR36-like, with protein sequence MKRYRGFRLGRKLTTLWKWAFRCRRHHHHRSYLRLDPKPYSPFQSPPPPPQSLSLSFPNPNPNPRKPPAMAARIFDWGRHLITRRLRSSGGDGAALIEGEEAKPPPKGHMAVYVGGGRREGAAAPPRRYLVPVIYFNHPLFGELLREAEAEFGFRHPCGGITIPVPVAQFELVRTRIASAAPRRRR encoded by the coding sequence ATGAAGCGATACAGAGGATTCAGATTAGGGCGAAAACTCACAACCTTGTGGAAATGGGCATTTCGTTGTCgtcgccaccaccaccaccgaaGCTACCTCCGCCTCGATCCCAAACCCTACTCCCCCTTCCAATCCCCGCCTCCTCCGCCCcaatccctctccctctccttccccaaccccaaccctaaccctaggaaGCCACCGGCGATGGCGGCGAGGATCTTCGACTGGGGCCGCCACCTGATCACCCGCCGCCTCCGATccagcggcggcgatggcgcggCGCTGATCGAGGGCGAGGAGGCGAAGCCGCCGCCGAAGGGGCACATGGCGGTGTACGtgggaggggggaggagggagggggcggcggcgccgccgcggaggTACCTGGTCCCGGTGATCTACTTCAACCACCCGTTGTTCGGGGAGCTGCTgagggaggcggaggcggagttCGGGTTCCGCCACCCCTGCGGCGGGATCACCATCCCCGTCCCCGTCGCGCAGTTCGAGCTCGTCCGCACCCGCATCGCCTCCGCCGCTCCTCGCCGGAGAAGATGA